In Pleuronectes platessa chromosome 5, fPlePla1.1, whole genome shotgun sequence, a single genomic region encodes these proteins:
- the rsf1a gene encoding remodeling and spacing factor 1 isoform X1, whose translation MAAPAVVRSSGPALCPSFAEVCSFLERYGATLDLPEMTFSQMERYLRDTTAVPKPLVELHVKLLRKLGRSVTTDRWERYLAKVCQELNSTWAWELEQKGYQDLSMECKSSILKFLCECQFDDNLKFKMAINEEEPEKMRLQPIGRDQQGLMYWLQFDHEQNIRLYTEEQDDLDGSTWQCIVRNRNDLAEALDLLKSQISPGLNPEPDQSQAGSRSNSPTEKGAGDEVIGSTDPKPSKTTEEPAERETLDPTKEEKPLRPELKEEQMQSTEGENTDAEVKEKRTDHKPPVFDNRVSTITTIVKSESRETDAPKNAVSVVMAPGTTVIKQEVNKEEEAGRAVVRSSQQAKIPLKKRELKLAESYQSSHLNNSSSSIIVCNPSVIQSKDSHRREGKLLNSVAPPCAPSMSQQQQLVVSAAKQELTNGRASVLLPHKDGQNGVIGVIGQVGVIGHIGVIRSPSERHRAPGAEQQEPNGPSVDHWSTRGVEEEREVSRQSVLVRKGPVEGDTSASAAAALPPRVAKEAQTPGKLLMTSSKSDQAPKAVEREVEAVCISSLTQATEEPKRQPTEDLCKKATEEPSEKRTESGPSSRHQKEDDVEEREGRRREVSGTEEGSKDNNDQSKSTLGKMEAESGGAAPPLKVEQRDENDHLDHKGDGVNDELAAQVRVKDTGLRSEGKQGPLEEASSELQKEGIRLKIKIPPHRRNKLRKGGKEGEKEREQEAQEDGRQLRRSTRICRSSALPTCRPSSKVAESQRKKPQKKQELPSRTKEGEEEEEEDDEEEDEEEQGSAPKKDIQAEVAGQIRKQRGKRRHRRPRWSNMRSKRRKLNEGREAEDGGRKPEDEESEGGSDSEESCKSEEIPIEDACSHCGLPNHPELILLCDSCDSGYHTACLRPPLMLIPDGQWFCPPCQHKLLCEKLEEHLLNLDSALKKKDRAERRRERLVYVGISVENIIPEGNEEPEEKSTKKKDPKKSKNLGRRSTRTRKNISYRFDDFDDAIDEAIEEDITDLCAVGTERSKNITPILPGDRKESQRPIRSQAHAVRSRKKRRLNDLESDSTAAESEDEFQLSNSSDDEDFGATGADEDEEEEAGSEVGSWDSATRPKRPLRAAPKQRPSKTQRRGRKRQRRRRRHSSEEEEEETEEEMDSDQYSDMSDSEADKKRRGLRRGQRQQVNYRETSESSDNSKASAGEKVAAGGRPRRERLSSDFSDVSRSSRDSVDEEDYEDEDDQRRRVSRSRKEEKDQLRSRMKEKRRRHQEDDRERGSRLKRKLLEKEEDKRRRLKRTHREEEDMEKMGRGKRREILSQQRRRRLAQMLKKRRPSTDDDDEEESDSSDSSSEEDRPVRKRLNRIDSDDDDEEKEEEEEEEGRQKVTTKKSSSVERRSDSEAQEKGRGHSLSPSNRHRISRDPVKPGGGSHTEPRDSEASARQGKLNGPSHPDQEEEEEEEEEEEEQEQEEEEEQQEEEEEEEGEEGGKTDSLNSVQNSPQS comes from the exons ATGGCTGCTCCGGCGGTGGTGAGGAGCTCCGGCCCGGCGCTGTGCCCGAGCTTCGCGGAGGTCTGCTCGTTCCTGGAGCGGTACGGAGCGACGCTGGATCTGCCCGAGATGACTTTCTCGCAGATGGAGCGGTATCTGCGGGACACGACGGCAG tcCCTAAACCGCTCGTGGAGCTTCACGTGAAGCTGCTCAGAAAACTTGGGAGGTCTGTAACGACAGACCGCTGGGAGAGGTACCTGGCTAAG GTTTGCCAGGAGCTGAACAGTACTTGGGCGTGGGAGCTGGAACAGAAGGGCTACCAGGACCTGTCCATGGAGTGCAAGTCGAGCATCCTAAAA tTTCTGTGCGAGTGTCAGTTTGATGACAACCTGAAGTTCAAGATGGCGATTAATGAGGAGGAACCAGAGAAGATGCGTCTGCAGCCGATAGGTCGGGACCAACAGGGCCTGATGTACTGGCTTCAGTTTGACCACGAGCAGAACATCCGGCTGTACACGGAGGAGCAGGACGACCTGGACGGATCCACCTGGCAATGCATAGTCAG GAATCGTAACGATCTGGCTGAAGCTCTGGACCTGTTGAAGTCTCAGATCAGTCCAGGCCTGAATCCTGAACCAGACCAGAGCCAGGCTGGATCCAGGAGCAACAGCCCCACAGAGAAAGGTGCAG GGGATGAGGTAATAGGAAGCACTGACCCCAAACCCTCCAAGACCACAGAGGAACCCGCTGAGAGAGAGACGCTTGACCCCACAAAGGAAGAGAAACCCCTCAGACCAG AGCTAAAGGAGGAGCAGATGCAGTCAACAGAGGGGGAGAACACAGACGCTGAGGTAAAAGAAAAGAGGACGGACCACAAACCCCCTGTGTTCGATAATCGGGTCAGCACCATCACCACCATTGTCAAATCTGAATCCAGGGAAACCGACGCCCCCAAAAACGCTGTGTCGGTTGTAATGGCACCAGGCACGACTGtgataaaacaggaagttaacaaggaagaggaggcagggcGGGCCGTGGTCAGGAGCAGCCAGCAGGCAAAGATACcactgaagaagagagagcTGAAGCTGGCAGAGAGCTACCAGAGCAGCCAccttaacaacagcagcagcagtattaTAGTTTGTAACCCCTCAGTGATCCAGAGCAAGGACAGTCACAGAAGAGAGGGGAAGTTACTGAACTCAGTAGCACCCCCTTGTGCTCCCTCGAtgtcacaacagcagcagttaGTGGTCAGTGCAGCCAAGCAAGAACTGACGAATGGGAGAGCGTCGGTGCTCCTGCCTCACAAAGACGGACAGAATGGAGTCATAGGGGTCATAGGTCAAGTCGGTGTAATAGGTCATATAGGGGTTATCCGCAGTCCGTCCGAGCGTCACAGAGCCCCGGGCGCCGAACAACAGGAACCAAACGGGCCGAGTGTCGACCACTGGAGCACCAgaggtgtggaggaggagcgggaggtGAGCCGGCAGTCCGTGCTGGTGAGGAAAGGACCTGTTGAAGGTGACACGTCGGCCTCAGCTGCCGCCGCTCTCCCTCCTCGTGTGGCAAAGGAGGCTCAGACACCCGGGAAGCTACTAATGACATCTTCAAAGTCTGATCAAGCTCCTAAAGCTGTAGAGAGAGAAGTGGAAGCTGTTTGCATTTCTTCACTGACTCAGGCCACAGAGGAACCCAAGAGACAGCCGACAGAAGACCTGTGCAAAAAAGCAACAGAGGAACCATCggagaagaggacagagagtgGGCCCAGCAGTCGTCACCAGAAAGAGGATGAcgtggaagagagggaggggaggagacgaGAAGTGTCTGGGACAGAGGAAGGAAGTAAGGATAACAATGACCAGAGTAAGAGCACCTTGGGGAAGATGGAGGCAGAATCAGGGGGCGCCGCTCCTCCTCTAAAAGTTGAACAGAGAGATGAAAACGACCACCTGGACCACAAGGGAGATGGGGTCAATGATGAGCTGGCTGCCCAGGTCAGGGTTAAGGACACTGGGCTGCGGTCAGAGGGGAAGCAGGGTCCCCTGGAGGAGGCATCCTCCGAACTCCAGAAAGAAGGAATCAGGCTGAAGATTAAGATTCCTCCTCACAGGAGAAACAAGTTAAGGAAAGGTGgaaaagagggggagaaggagagggagcaggaggccCAAGAGGACGGGAGGCAGCTGAGGAGATCAACCAGGATTTGCAG ATCATCTGCTTTGCCAACCTGCAGGCCGAGCTCGAAGGTGGCAGAGAGCCAGAGGaagaaaccacaaaaaaaacaggaactgCCCTCCAGAacaaaggaaggagaggaggaggaggaggaggatgatgaagaagaggatgaagaggagcagggcTCAGCTCCAAAGAAAGACATACAAGCAGAAGTGGCCGGGCAAATTAGAAAACAAAGG GGCAAACGAAGGCACCGACGCCCCCGATGGTCCAACATGCGCTCGAAGAGACGTAAGCTGAATGAGGGGAGGGAGGCGGAGGACGGAGGGAGGAAACCAGAAGAcgaggagagcgagggagggagcgaCTCAGAAGAATCGTGTAAATCAGAGGAGATTCCCATTGAGGATGCCTGTAGTCACTGTGGCCTGCCCAACCACCCTGAACTG atctTGCTGTGTGACTCTTGTGACAGTGGATACCACACGGCCTGTCTGCGTCCACCGCTCATGTTGATTCCAGATGGACAGTGGTTCTGTCCGCCCTGTCAACAt AAACTGTTGTGTGAGAAACTGGAGGAGCATCTGCTGAATCTGGACAGTGCCCTGAAGAaaaaagacagagcagagaggag GAGGGAGCGTCTGGTCTATGTGGGAATCAGTGTGGAGAACATCATTCCT GAGGGGAACGAGGAGCCGGAAGAGAAGTCCACAAAGAAGAAAGATCCCAAAAAGAGCAAAAATCTGGGCCGAAGATCGACCAGGACCAGGAAGAACATCAGctacag GTTTGACGACTTTGACGATGCGATCGATGAGGCCATAGAGGAAGACATCACTGACCTCTGTGCTG TAGGAACCGAGCGCAGCAAAAACATCACGCCCATCCTGCCAGGGGACAGGAAGGAGAGCCAGCGGCCAATCAGGAGCCAAGCTCACGCTgtcaggagcaggaagaagaggaggctgaaCGATCTGGAGAGCGACAGCACAGCAGCCGAGAGTGAAGATGAGTTCCAGCTCAGCAAcag CTCCGACGATGAAGATTTCGGTGCAACGGGGgcggatgaggatgaggaggaggaggccggcaGCGAGGTGGGCAGCTGGGACAGTGCGACCCGCCCCAAGCGGCCGCTGAGAGCGGCGCCCAAACAACGACCCAGCAAGACCCAACGCAGGGGGAGGAAACGACAGAGGCGGCGGCGGAGACACTCctccgaggaagaggaggaggaaactgaaGAGGAAATGG ACTCTGATCAGTACAGTGACATGTCTGACAGTGAAGCTGATAAAAAGAGGCGGGGCCTGAGGCGCGGCCAGCGGCAGCAGGTCAACTACCGCGAGACGTCCGAGTCGTCGGACAACTCCAAGGCCTCGGCCGGCGAGAAGGTGGCAGCCGGCGGGCGGCCGCGCAGGGAGCGACTCTCCAGCGACTTCAGTGACG tgtcACGTTCTTCCAGAGACTCCGTGGACGAGGAGGATTATGAAGACGAAGATGACCAGAGACGAAGAGTGAGCCGGAGtagaaaggaggagaaagaccAGCTGAGGAGCAGGATGAAGGAAAAGCGGAGGAGACACCAAGAagacgacagagagagagggagtcggCTGAAAAGGAAACtgctggagaaggaggaggacaagcGGAGGAGATTaaagaggacacacagagaagaggaggacatGGAGAAGATgggcagagggaagaggagagagattcTGTCCCAGCAGCGGCGCCGGCGACTCGCTCAGATGCTGAAGAAACGACGGCCTTCGACAGACGATGACGATGAGGAGGAGTCTGACTCGTCCGACTCTTCATCGGAGGAGGATCGTCCCGTCCGCAAAAGACTCAACCGCATCGACtcggatgatgatgatgaggaaaaagaagaggaagaggaagaggagggaagacaGAAGGTGACGACCAAGAAGTCTTCATCAGTAGAGAGGAGGTCGGACAGCGAGGCTCAGGAAAAGGGGAGGGGCCACAGCTTGTCTCCGTCAAACAGACACCGGATCTCCAGAGACCCAGTGAAGCCCGGGGGGGGAAGTCACACAGAACCCAGGGACAGTGAAGCTTCAGCCAGGCAGGGCAAGCTCAACGGCCCCTCCCATCCagaccaggaggaagaggaggaggaggaggaggaagaggaggagcaagagcaggaggaggaggaggagcagcaagaagaggaggaggaggaggagggggaggaggggggcaaGACAGACTCATTAAACTCTGTCCAGAACAGTCCGCAGTCATGA
- the rsf1a gene encoding remodeling and spacing factor 1 isoform X5 translates to MAAPAVVRSSGPALCPSFAEVCSFLERYGATLDLPEMTFSQMERYLRDTTAVPKPLVELHVKLLRKLGRSVTTDRWERYLAKVCQELNSTWAWELEQKGYQDLSMECKSSILKFLCECQFDDNLKFKMAINEEEPEKMRLQPIGRDQQGLMYWLQFDHEQNIRLYTEEQDDLDGSTWQCIVRNRNDLAEALDLLKSQISPGLNPEPDQSQAGSRSNSPTEKGAGDEVIGSTDPKPSKTTEEPAERETLDPTKEEKPLRPELKEEQMQSTEGENTDAEVKEKRTDHKPPVFDNRVSTITTIVKSESRETDAPKNAVSVVMAPGTTVIKQEVNKEEEAGRAVVRSSQQAKIPLKKRELKLAESYQSSHLNNSSSSIIVCNPSVIQSKDSHRREGKLLNSVAPPCAPSMSQQQQLVVSAAKQELTNGRASVLLPHKDGQNGVIGVIGQVGVIGHIGVIRSPSERHRAPGAEQQEPNGPSVDHWSTRGVEEEREVSRQSVLVRKGPVEGDTSASAAAALPPRVAKEAQTPGKLLMTSSKSDQAPKAVEREVEAVCISSLTQATEEPKRQPTEDLCKKATEEPSEKRTESGPSSRHQKEDDVEEREGRRREVSGTEEGSKDNNDQSKSTLGKMEAESGGAAPPLKVEQRDENDHLDHKGDGVNDELAAQVRVKDTGLRSEGKQGPLEEASSELQKEGIRLKIKIPPHRRNKLRKGGKEGEKEREQEAQEDGRQLRRSTRICRPSSKVAESQRKKPQKKQELPSRTKEGEEEEEEDDEEEDEEEQGSAPKKDIQAEVAGQIRKQRGKRRHRRPRWSNMRSKRRKLNEGREAEDGGRKPEDEESEGGSDSEESCKSEEIPIEDACSHCGLPNHPELILLCDSCDSGYHTACLRPPLMLIPDGQWFCPPCQHKLLCEKLEEHLLNLDSALKKKDRAERRRERLVYVGISVENIIPEGNEEPEEKSTKKKDPKKSKNLGRRSTRTRKNISYRFDDFDDAIDEAIEEDITDLCAGTERSKNITPILPGDRKESQRPIRSQAHAVRSRKKRRLNDLESDSTAAESEDEFQLSNSSDDEDFGATGADEDEEEEAGSEVGSWDSATRPKRPLRAAPKQRPSKTQRRGRKRQRRRRRHSSEEEEEETEEEMDSDQYSDMSDSEADKKRRGLRRGQRQQVNYRETSESSDNSKASAGEKVAAGGRPRRERLSSDFSDVSRSSRDSVDEEDYEDEDDQRRRVSRSRKEEKDQLRSRMKEKRRRHQEDDRERGSRLKRKLLEKEEDKRRRLKRTHREEEDMEKMGRGKRREILSQQRRRRLAQMLKKRRPSTDDDDEEESDSSDSSSEEDRPVRKRLNRIDSDDDDEEKEEEEEEEGRQKVTTKKSSSVERRSDSEAQEKGRGHSLSPSNRHRISRDPVKPGGGSHTEPRDSEASARQGKLNGPSHPDQEEEEEEEEEEEEQEQEEEEEQQEEEEEEEGEEGGKTDSLNSVQNSPQS, encoded by the exons ATGGCTGCTCCGGCGGTGGTGAGGAGCTCCGGCCCGGCGCTGTGCCCGAGCTTCGCGGAGGTCTGCTCGTTCCTGGAGCGGTACGGAGCGACGCTGGATCTGCCCGAGATGACTTTCTCGCAGATGGAGCGGTATCTGCGGGACACGACGGCAG tcCCTAAACCGCTCGTGGAGCTTCACGTGAAGCTGCTCAGAAAACTTGGGAGGTCTGTAACGACAGACCGCTGGGAGAGGTACCTGGCTAAG GTTTGCCAGGAGCTGAACAGTACTTGGGCGTGGGAGCTGGAACAGAAGGGCTACCAGGACCTGTCCATGGAGTGCAAGTCGAGCATCCTAAAA tTTCTGTGCGAGTGTCAGTTTGATGACAACCTGAAGTTCAAGATGGCGATTAATGAGGAGGAACCAGAGAAGATGCGTCTGCAGCCGATAGGTCGGGACCAACAGGGCCTGATGTACTGGCTTCAGTTTGACCACGAGCAGAACATCCGGCTGTACACGGAGGAGCAGGACGACCTGGACGGATCCACCTGGCAATGCATAGTCAG GAATCGTAACGATCTGGCTGAAGCTCTGGACCTGTTGAAGTCTCAGATCAGTCCAGGCCTGAATCCTGAACCAGACCAGAGCCAGGCTGGATCCAGGAGCAACAGCCCCACAGAGAAAGGTGCAG GGGATGAGGTAATAGGAAGCACTGACCCCAAACCCTCCAAGACCACAGAGGAACCCGCTGAGAGAGAGACGCTTGACCCCACAAAGGAAGAGAAACCCCTCAGACCAG AGCTAAAGGAGGAGCAGATGCAGTCAACAGAGGGGGAGAACACAGACGCTGAGGTAAAAGAAAAGAGGACGGACCACAAACCCCCTGTGTTCGATAATCGGGTCAGCACCATCACCACCATTGTCAAATCTGAATCCAGGGAAACCGACGCCCCCAAAAACGCTGTGTCGGTTGTAATGGCACCAGGCACGACTGtgataaaacaggaagttaacaaggaagaggaggcagggcGGGCCGTGGTCAGGAGCAGCCAGCAGGCAAAGATACcactgaagaagagagagcTGAAGCTGGCAGAGAGCTACCAGAGCAGCCAccttaacaacagcagcagcagtattaTAGTTTGTAACCCCTCAGTGATCCAGAGCAAGGACAGTCACAGAAGAGAGGGGAAGTTACTGAACTCAGTAGCACCCCCTTGTGCTCCCTCGAtgtcacaacagcagcagttaGTGGTCAGTGCAGCCAAGCAAGAACTGACGAATGGGAGAGCGTCGGTGCTCCTGCCTCACAAAGACGGACAGAATGGAGTCATAGGGGTCATAGGTCAAGTCGGTGTAATAGGTCATATAGGGGTTATCCGCAGTCCGTCCGAGCGTCACAGAGCCCCGGGCGCCGAACAACAGGAACCAAACGGGCCGAGTGTCGACCACTGGAGCACCAgaggtgtggaggaggagcgggaggtGAGCCGGCAGTCCGTGCTGGTGAGGAAAGGACCTGTTGAAGGTGACACGTCGGCCTCAGCTGCCGCCGCTCTCCCTCCTCGTGTGGCAAAGGAGGCTCAGACACCCGGGAAGCTACTAATGACATCTTCAAAGTCTGATCAAGCTCCTAAAGCTGTAGAGAGAGAAGTGGAAGCTGTTTGCATTTCTTCACTGACTCAGGCCACAGAGGAACCCAAGAGACAGCCGACAGAAGACCTGTGCAAAAAAGCAACAGAGGAACCATCggagaagaggacagagagtgGGCCCAGCAGTCGTCACCAGAAAGAGGATGAcgtggaagagagggaggggaggagacgaGAAGTGTCTGGGACAGAGGAAGGAAGTAAGGATAACAATGACCAGAGTAAGAGCACCTTGGGGAAGATGGAGGCAGAATCAGGGGGCGCCGCTCCTCCTCTAAAAGTTGAACAGAGAGATGAAAACGACCACCTGGACCACAAGGGAGATGGGGTCAATGATGAGCTGGCTGCCCAGGTCAGGGTTAAGGACACTGGGCTGCGGTCAGAGGGGAAGCAGGGTCCCCTGGAGGAGGCATCCTCCGAACTCCAGAAAGAAGGAATCAGGCTGAAGATTAAGATTCCTCCTCACAGGAGAAACAAGTTAAGGAAAGGTGgaaaagagggggagaaggagagggagcaggaggccCAAGAGGACGGGAGGCAGCTGAGGAGATCAACCAGGATTTGCAG GCCGAGCTCGAAGGTGGCAGAGAGCCAGAGGaagaaaccacaaaaaaaacaggaactgCCCTCCAGAacaaaggaaggagaggaggaggaggaggaggatgatgaagaagaggatgaagaggagcagggcTCAGCTCCAAAGAAAGACATACAAGCAGAAGTGGCCGGGCAAATTAGAAAACAAAGG GGCAAACGAAGGCACCGACGCCCCCGATGGTCCAACATGCGCTCGAAGAGACGTAAGCTGAATGAGGGGAGGGAGGCGGAGGACGGAGGGAGGAAACCAGAAGAcgaggagagcgagggagggagcgaCTCAGAAGAATCGTGTAAATCAGAGGAGATTCCCATTGAGGATGCCTGTAGTCACTGTGGCCTGCCCAACCACCCTGAACTG atctTGCTGTGTGACTCTTGTGACAGTGGATACCACACGGCCTGTCTGCGTCCACCGCTCATGTTGATTCCAGATGGACAGTGGTTCTGTCCGCCCTGTCAACAt AAACTGTTGTGTGAGAAACTGGAGGAGCATCTGCTGAATCTGGACAGTGCCCTGAAGAaaaaagacagagcagagaggag GAGGGAGCGTCTGGTCTATGTGGGAATCAGTGTGGAGAACATCATTCCT GAGGGGAACGAGGAGCCGGAAGAGAAGTCCACAAAGAAGAAAGATCCCAAAAAGAGCAAAAATCTGGGCCGAAGATCGACCAGGACCAGGAAGAACATCAGctacag GTTTGACGACTTTGACGATGCGATCGATGAGGCCATAGAGGAAGACATCACTGACCTCTGTGCTG GAACCGAGCGCAGCAAAAACATCACGCCCATCCTGCCAGGGGACAGGAAGGAGAGCCAGCGGCCAATCAGGAGCCAAGCTCACGCTgtcaggagcaggaagaagaggaggctgaaCGATCTGGAGAGCGACAGCACAGCAGCCGAGAGTGAAGATGAGTTCCAGCTCAGCAAcag CTCCGACGATGAAGATTTCGGTGCAACGGGGgcggatgaggatgaggaggaggaggccggcaGCGAGGTGGGCAGCTGGGACAGTGCGACCCGCCCCAAGCGGCCGCTGAGAGCGGCGCCCAAACAACGACCCAGCAAGACCCAACGCAGGGGGAGGAAACGACAGAGGCGGCGGCGGAGACACTCctccgaggaagaggaggaggaaactgaaGAGGAAATGG ACTCTGATCAGTACAGTGACATGTCTGACAGTGAAGCTGATAAAAAGAGGCGGGGCCTGAGGCGCGGCCAGCGGCAGCAGGTCAACTACCGCGAGACGTCCGAGTCGTCGGACAACTCCAAGGCCTCGGCCGGCGAGAAGGTGGCAGCCGGCGGGCGGCCGCGCAGGGAGCGACTCTCCAGCGACTTCAGTGACG tgtcACGTTCTTCCAGAGACTCCGTGGACGAGGAGGATTATGAAGACGAAGATGACCAGAGACGAAGAGTGAGCCGGAGtagaaaggaggagaaagaccAGCTGAGGAGCAGGATGAAGGAAAAGCGGAGGAGACACCAAGAagacgacagagagagagggagtcggCTGAAAAGGAAACtgctggagaaggaggaggacaagcGGAGGAGATTaaagaggacacacagagaagaggaggacatGGAGAAGATgggcagagggaagaggagagagattcTGTCCCAGCAGCGGCGCCGGCGACTCGCTCAGATGCTGAAGAAACGACGGCCTTCGACAGACGATGACGATGAGGAGGAGTCTGACTCGTCCGACTCTTCATCGGAGGAGGATCGTCCCGTCCGCAAAAGACTCAACCGCATCGACtcggatgatgatgatgaggaaaaagaagaggaagaggaagaggagggaagacaGAAGGTGACGACCAAGAAGTCTTCATCAGTAGAGAGGAGGTCGGACAGCGAGGCTCAGGAAAAGGGGAGGGGCCACAGCTTGTCTCCGTCAAACAGACACCGGATCTCCAGAGACCCAGTGAAGCCCGGGGGGGGAAGTCACACAGAACCCAGGGACAGTGAAGCTTCAGCCAGGCAGGGCAAGCTCAACGGCCCCTCCCATCCagaccaggaggaagaggaggaggaggaggaggaagaggaggagcaagagcaggaggaggaggaggagcagcaagaagaggaggaggaggaggagggggaggaggggggcaaGACAGACTCATTAAACTCTGTCCAGAACAGTCCGCAGTCATGA